The segment AGGTGAAGGAAACCAGAAGAAGAATACAGCTCTGAAGAGAAGACATTTTACCATTAGGAGCCAGGGAGCTTGGAGGCGACTCATCTCGGTGAAAACAGATTTATCGCTTTCTTTGTCTGGTAAGTAACATATTCTCACTACttgctaaccctaaccccaaccCTACTTTCAAAACGAAAATTCATAGGATAATAAATCCAGACAGCATGAACTGCTAAAAACTGAACTTTCAAACTGGTAGTCGGCAAACTTCGGCAGCTGAAATTTGAAATGGGAAGGGAGACTTCAAAGCAGTATGCATGTCTCTGCACTCTCAAGTATGTAAAACTTTATGTGTTTGTATAGCATGAAGATCCGCATGAAATTGTGATAATAATTGCAATCGCTACGACTTAGCATCAAGTTATAAGGGTTGTCCCCCTGAATCTTGTCATGGGCACAAATATGTTTCTCTGGATGTTCACATGATAAGTGTTCACAGAACGGATGTATAATCAATTCCCAAACACTTCCCGACCAAATAAACCAACTAACCAGAAAACCAGCACCCCATTTCATTCGTCTGTCTAGAAAACTGTTATTTGCAAGAGTCTGGCATAGATAAAATGAACCGTCTAAAATCTTCAATTTCCGTTAAAATATGGATTATGGAGCTAATAGACAATCTGTCAGCCCTCTTGGACATCACTGTTGCTTTATATGTTCAAATTTGTTGATCATTTGATGGAGTTTATTGGTGTTCTGTGgtacaagacatttttttttctttcattctggaTATGCCAACGGTTTTTGAGACTCTGGACCTCAGCATCTTTCTTCAGTTGGTTCATCATGCGATCTTTGCCCTTACTAAAACTTACAAGGCAGCTTTAGTCTGAGATTTTGACCATCCCAGTCTTTCAGTGAGACGAGTTAGTCTGTTGTGTCTAATGGTGCCTCGTGGTTCAGGCAAGTTCATCAATTATCAGAAATGGCTGACATTTGCTCACCCCTTGCACGAAGGGTTCGCTTAACAGGTATttacaatgcaaaaaaaaaaaaaaaaaagagagagagagaggttattAATTACACAAGGCGGACCCTTGCTGCGATAATTTTTCACTGAACAGCAAAGGCTACAGAAACTGCGATGGTGTGTCCTTATGGTACAAACAAGTCCTTTAGCTGAACTCAGGGACGAGCTCTTAGAGACAAATTCTTCAATATTATTGTCGTAATTAATGCGGAAGAAATCCCACGCACAAACAGTTACCAACGCATGAATCCTCGCATGACCAAAATAGTCTGCAGATCATCATCCATTGATGTTCATTCAAGATGTTTAACTCGGAgtaactttgaaatattttctatatgAACACGTTTACTGCGATAATTTTCTCAGTTAAGATTTTAGAAGTTTCTGAGAAATGTTCTTCAAGAGATGAAACTAGTTTGCTTGCTCTTGCATAGTTCTAGCTGCTGGCTAGTTTCACTGATATGAGCTCGAGACCAAAGCACAGGCGACGATACTTAGGTCAGAAAGTCTGATTTATTCATGAGGTCCAGACACGGCAAAGACCTACTGGTAGCCTGGCATGTTTGTTCAGGTCCTGAAGAATGGAGTGGTGCACGCGACTGTCTAAGTTAAAGCCGGTGTTCCACTGACCCTGGAGACAAACTTGAGGCAGAGAGAAGTAAACCTTTCAAGATCGAAGCAAGGCCGCACAGTAAACGGCATTAAAAGCcgatatattttcttttgtgctttGCACCCTGGGAATCGATGCGCCATGGAACggcctgcgcatgcgcgtgctaAAGCAAACAGGATGAATcaaagagaacgagagagagataACTCCggaataggagagagagaggacctGTGGCTTAGAGGGCTTTCAGAACAAGTAGTACCTCAGGCTGGGGAAAAAATAAggaatgatagaaaaaaagaaagacaagaaaaacaaaaggacaaaaatcgAAGATCCGCGCAGAGTTAGCTCAGTAACTGTCATTGAAATTTCTGGCggtaatttatttcttcattatttctaTATTCTTTAAGGGTCTTTAAAATTCTCAGACCTATTTGTAGTTGACATGCTGTCTTCTCAGTGTCGGGTCATTAGGTAAAGTATGAACGTTTATCATATCAACATTCTTTCTCGCGCACTCAGCAACGACACACGCGCCTCCatcgtgtttgtgttttagaGATTTGGCATTGTCTGTGCAGTTTGTGCCAACAGAGACTCCGAGCTTAGCAATCTCTACTAGAAGCAGACGACTGGCAATACCATTACATGACACCACACGCAGTTTCTTGATGGACTGTTCTCTCTTGTATACACCACACGAGATTCTTGTTCCTCATTTCAATTTGGTTTTCGAAAAATTAATACGTGACATGAAAGGAGGATTTTTTTAGCCTGGTATGTGTCACCACTCGGTAAAATGTAAGGTCCTTAGGGAGAGGCTACAGAAAAAGATCGCCCATGCGGAACATCAGTGGGTTTACACGAGCCTCCCTCAGATACCCTTTGGTGAGACATCAAGTGTCGTGAACGCGGTGCAAAACTATGTACCCGCTAAAGATTTGACAAGAGAAGGTTTTTTTCGTACCTTCAAGAACACTGTATATTATATTACCTAATTAAATGTTGAGGTGTCCACAGAATAAACAAGATTTCCCATCTGTATATaagattatttctttcttcacaaatTATATATTGCCTGCTCCTATGCCAGGAAGGGAAGCTGGTGGGGTTGAATTAAAAACCCTTCATTCTTTTACTTTCTGACAAAACTgtcaaatgtagaaaaaaatctgttctgtTCTTCGTCCTCAAAATCTCTTCTGGAGTGgcatttttcaaatattattcAAATGTAATGGAAGTTCAGGGTAGATAATAAAACCCCATAAGTAATGTTTTATGATTCGTGACACATCAAGCACTCACAGCTACTGAtacaatgaaaaagaagaagcagaaagtaagaagacaaagttaaaaataactcCTTGTGTCCCTTTTCTGTAACTTCTATAATCcgtatttattttacttgtggTCACTGTCTGCTTATCATATTTGGTACATGATTAGCATATTTAAATGTTGCACGAAGACATTCCCTCACACCACCACAATGCCCAAGCAGCTGCTAccaaaaaaactaataaaaatcaaaacaacaaacaacactgcAGCCATCTCTTATGTTGAGAAATGAAAGGAGGTATTAAATTACTAAAAATAGGTTCTACGACAGTGAACTGGTGTGACACAGCGACAACTTGCGGTGAGAGATAAACACTTGTGCATACAAAGATTGGAGGAATGAAATAATTTGTCACCTTCGTTATCCAACTTTGTCATGTAGCTACACCTGAACTCAGGCTTATCATAAGGCACAAGAGCGGTGATTGAGAATGTGAGTGCAGGTAAAGGGGTGATGCCACCTTGTTTTTcgttaaaactgttaaaaagtgTGATTACTGTTAAAAcgaatttttcttcttatttctgtttaccttcacattttaatatttttcacacGAACTATCTATATATGATCGTTTGATTATTAAATAATGCACAATTATTGGCTTAATCCTTTTATCTCCCATAAAATGATCAAGACTTCGAACTGAGCAGGACACAACTTGCTTCGCTCGTTCAGGGCAACGAAAACCCTGGACATGTCACTGAGTTCCTACAGGTTGATTATGTGACCGTGCCCTGGCTATAGGTATGAATACGACGAAGGGGAAGTCAGTCGATGAGGCTGACGTTGCAggctgcaaaaaacaaaacaacacaaaaaaacaaacaaacaaacaaacaaaccgaaactaaacaaaacaaaacccacccCGAGGGCTAATAACCTGACATGGCTTACACGAGAACGTCAGTCACGCAGGTAAAGCTCAGTAAgcatgtaataaaataaaataaaaataaaataaacatcgtTAGGTCTGGACAGGTTGAGATAATCCTTCATGTGAAGCCCGGGGGAGGTCGCCTGACCTCGTTAACAGGGATGTTGTCTATTATTTGTTACTGGCTGGGGGAAGCTGACACGTCACTATGGCTTGAACGAATGACACAGTTGCGAAAGAGAAAAATCTTCAATGGCATAAACATCGCTAATGCAGCTAGAGTTCGGTTTATCGACACAAACTTTCATCTGAAAGTAAAAACCACGACGAACCGACAGAAGTATATTGACGCTTTTGTTAACGGTTGTCCATAAGTCCATGATGAGACTAAGGGTTTATTCCAGAAGAGAGAACGTTACAGAAGAGGATTTCTTCCTCCAACGTGACTGAACTCCCTATTGTAAGAAGGACTGATGTTAGCTGAAGGGTTGAAGATCAGACCCCACCGGCATGAACCAACGAATACTGCAGTAGAGTGCGGTTAGCAGGACAAGCTATTTCTGGAGAGGTCATGGGTCATCAGTGGGTTGAGACCATGCTTGTCGCATCCAAGTCACATGAAAGTAATCGCTTGATCTCTCCAGAGCAAGGTATCAAGATATGCATTTCCAGCAATTAGTGGCAGACGAACAAGGATCTGTAGAGGATTTCACGGAGCCTTCCTTTAGTCTTTACAGCAGTACTTACTATACCGCAGTATATATAAAGTAAGTCGTGCGCAAATGCGATGAGTGGTAGGAGCACACAtgaagcaattttatttttgacgaAACAGACTAGGTTAGCCATGGTGGACTAGAGAAACACGTTAACTAGTAaattttcatttagtttttatacAACCAGAGTACTCGCAAATAAAACCTTTGTTTTGAGTTCCACAAGGTTTATTGTGGAAATGGGGAAACGTGGATAGAAGCTGGTGAGGGAGGGGTTAGGGTCAACATTTGAGTCTTTTTGTCGTTGTTATGaaagtttttatattgtttCCTGCATTTTGTAAGGACGAGTACCTGCGACATCGTAATAAACTCTACAAATCTTCCCCTCTCCTCTTACTCTCACGGCTACTACAACGTACAGTCCGTTATCCACATACTCACGCTCATGTCAGTTATCGACATATGTATCAGAAAACACTGACATTGACCTTTTAGTGAGCACCAACAGTCACCGATAGTCGAGCAAAACACTAGTAGCACTAATGACTGTAAGAGACTTCATATGAACATCTCCCTCCCCGCAATTGACTGAGACCTGCCTTGCAGATGATCGGAACATCGATTTCTTTTGTACTCATACATATCTGACGACTGACCGCTTTATGTGTCGCAGGAGTATACCAGAGGTCATTTCTAGCACCAGTCTACACACCCAGGAACCCGTTGCCATGAGACCGCAGCTACGGACGAGTTCAGAGCAGCGTCGCCGCTCCAGCGCGTGCCTGCTCCTGGAGCCCGGATGTTCTCCTCTGGATCCTTTGAAACGCCGGGGCTCCAGCATCGCCAACGGTGGAACCAGCGGCCATTTCCTGGCCGTTCCAGACCTCAGGAACCGTCGCTCCTCACTCAGTACCTCGACTTCCTCTCTTCTCAGCATCGTCGAGGGCAGCAAGAAGCGAGGATCCTTCACGTCCTCATCTGCAACCGGAAGTCTGCTGTGCGTGCCGCAGGAGACAGAGCTCCGGCGGCGGTCGCTTCCGGGGTCACTGGAGGTGAACAGCGTGTCCACCTCACCCGCTGTGTGGAGCCGGCGTCGCTCCTCGGTGTCGCCTCGCGTTTCTGTTTCAGACGTGAACACTGTCGGAGCCAGAAAAATGAAGGCTTTTGGGTTCGGTATGATCCTGTTTCTGATCTTCGTGTTAAGCGTATCGTTTCTCAGACTTATTGTGCACTGAAATATAAACTGAAACGAGTCATggatgccattttttttctaagacaaACTGTGCACAAAACTGCAAAAAGGCTGGTTATTTATTGTCCGGGTTCCATTtttcaaatcatcatcatcacgaccACTTCCATTACACAGCTCTGCTGATTTGACAGGCATCGTTCAGTTCTGACCAGTGTATATAATCAGTATCTACTTTGACAAGTCTTGGAACATTTGATGACTTTGTTTTAAGGATGTATATCCTGCAATTTACTACCACAGATCTGCTGCTGCATATATAAGCTTTATAATCTTTTGGAGAAGTGAACATATCTGACGATTACAATGAGAAGTActctgtactgtacagtacactaGGACCTCAAGACGCATGTACTCGTACATAAATTGTATGTATTAGAGAAGTATGTACAAAGCCAGGTGGAAGTGAATGTCAGAACCTTGAGAGAAGTTCTGACTGTTAAAGGCCTCGCAAGATTTCTGCTTGTGGTTTTTCACATACTACAATTTCACATTCACAACGTCAGTGGAGTTTTAATCAAAGTAAAGAAACTGTGAAACTtactgttatatatttttatcatgaaataaaactttattgcaTACAATATATAGAAAATAACACACAGAGAcctgaaaaaagttaataattaaaagaaacctCTTCAGGagatattgcaaaatatttcGAAATCAAGTTAAGAAAATATTAACTTTGTTTCTAACCTCTGTATGAAGACGTTTGAAATAAATGGTCTAGTGAAGATAAATGGATGTCCATGGATGCGTTTTGTCTTAGCtctaaaaaaatgtacaccatAAGTTATTTGTTTCCAGGGCACCGTAAGTCTTGATAAACACCAGCACTTTAAATGGACTTTAACAAGGAATCTTTAAACTAGCAATATCTCAAAGGCGACAATTATGAATTTGAAAAGACAAAACGTCAGCTAAAACACGCACCAGGATAAATGAACCATTTCACCAGTCATCCTGGAGTACGTCTCTTCTTTCATTCTAGTTTTGGAAAATTACAGCAGAAATGTTCTGTCTCCACTTCTCTTTAGTGTTGGAAAATTactgcactctctctctctctcttatatcaTTCCGCTGGTCTGTTCTTGTGTCTTCCTCTGTCTGTCGGTGTTGACAATATAATGGAGTCCAAATGAATTAGAAACAGTATTGGAGGAGGTCAGGGAGTGTACGCGCCAGCTGTCTGTGAGTGGTGTTTGATCCACTGGTCGTCGCCAGCGTGTAGCAATATCCTGGCATTGCTCCAAGACCGCGGTGCCGCCGCGTGCCGCAGACAGGCAGGACAAAGTTATCAGACCGACCATCCATTGAGCTCTCATGACAGGGATCACCCGTCCtgcctctctcttcctcccacccacccagtTCCTTTGTCAATGATACTTTGTAGTCTTTCTGATTTTAGCTTCTGGAAGGCATAGTTTCGCAATTCAGAAacttttttccttaaaatagAATAAGATAATGGAATACGTGAGTCTCATTGGCAAGATAAAAAACACAAGGAAACAGAGTAGGAATTTTCCAACCCTAAAGATGGTGGACGAACTACTTACACTTTTTTGCGCGAGAGAGATATCAAGACTCGTAGTAAGTTGTTCTCCATCAGCTTCTCAGATGTGTTTTTGTCACAGATGTCAATAGATGAGAGACGTGGTTCCTTTGTCTTCATTGAAACTGCAGATGAGCTGCACCAAGAACTAGCACTGGACCTCCATAAGCAGCGTGTTAACCTCTCCTATCAGCCATCTGCCTCGAGGCTTACATGAGACTCGGGTCTTCAACGATCGGCGATAGCAAAGATATCTCGCCACTGCCGACGATTACCCTTCATATTCTCATTAGATATTATCTGCTAACATGAAGCGAGGTATGCGTAGAGTAGTATTTCACTGTCAACTTGAGGAGCATTGTCTAAAAATGACATGTCTGAAGGTTCACGGCAAACATTATGCCTTTATCCTGTGAGCTGCGTTCACTCATCCCGGTTTCGTTGAACGAGTGGTGAGGCAAGATCATAAAGAGCCGAtatgagagaagagaggagagagagagaggtgcacAGAAATCAATGCGAGCAATCTAAGAGCTTAAGTGGACCAGCTGTCCATGGAAATGGCGATTATGGGTATTTTCTGGAAGTAAGTAACATCTCTCATGGTTCTTCTCCAGTTGCAAAACGAATCTCATTCACATCCTCTCACATCGCTTCATGAACGTTTCTTCCAAGCGCTTAATCTGATTtttacacacacccacacgtgGATGcacacggagagagagagagagggtaggtTATTTTCTAACGGTCTCTTTCCTATGGACTTAATAGATGTACTTACTCAACAGTcaatattcaaaaataactttgccAGCAGGTGTTGTCGGTTACGGTTTAATTAAGCCTTCGCTTGATAACATTAAAGGAGCCGCTAAAAAGCCGAAAAATTGCTTACATCGCGCACCGTTTTAATCGTTTTGCGCTTCCTGTTTTGGCTTGCTTGCACTGACTGACAATTTCCGTCAGATTGCTTTCAATTTTCAAGGAACTATTGGCACAACACAGTTCTTATTTCAAACACGTTTAGGCGTTAAATCTCTTGATTTGAAAACAGCCCCAAAGGGCAGTGTAcattcgatttaaaaaaaaaacttcttaactaaacaaagataagaaaaatgttttaagaaatgaaaactagAAATAGAAAACTACTGAAGCCGGACATCCACATCCATCTGCACATGCCAATGTAAAAATATGGCCCAGTGAAAAACCAGGGAAGTGAACCATTTTCATGCAAAGTGGAAACAGACAGAGCTACTGAATGGATTGTTTAGTCGACAAACTCAAAACTCgcagaacaaataaagtttgaTGCGTTAGTTGATGTGGTGATGctattttcaaactttcatgCGCAGGGTTTCTACCGAGCATTAGAGCTTTATAACACAAGAAGCGCGAAATCTTTGGTAAGCTTGCTATTACAGTCGTAACATACCCCTCTAAAAGTACTTTGACAGAAACAGAACACATTCCTTCATGCCTCTAGCACCATGGAGGGCTGTTCTCTAATTTATTagtttactgttttgttgaAAGGTATTTATGAGAATAAGAAACTTTTCCGAGATATTAGCTTTTGTTTGAGCCACTACAGCATGTTatgaatatttcatttcaaGATGACAGcactttgataaaaaaaatcccgatTACACACCATTAAGCAATTTGGAAACCACtaagatttttgcttttaaatggTAATTTCATTCCTTTAGAAATGAGCTATTCTGGATCGAAGAAGCAGAGGATCCATTGAAAGAACGAAAGAGCAAAGGCTGTGAGCTACTTCAGGGCCAATTTTGCTGAAAATGATGGCAGGGGTGCCAGAGAGAAAGCTATTTATGTCACGTAATGGGAAAGTTTATGAAGGGAATAAGTTCTCTTTTTGTATCACACTTCAATGTTTTGTTAATACAAAGGCTGACCTTTATGGTCCATGGCATTACTAATCATCGCCATGCCAcccagagaagaaaaatgtgtgtggcCATTTTTTAGCATGAGATGCCAAAAAAATAAGTTCCGGCTGACGAGACTGGAAATGGTTCGATAATGTGTCCATTACTGACCAGAAATGGCTCGGAAAATACCGAAAAAAATCAGTTCGGGCATTTGCATAAGTATTTAGGCTCTCTCGGGGAAATCTCCATGCGCATATGCCACTCTTCAGAAAAGCCAGTCcttcataaactgttttctttttgctttttgacaACGATTGGCCCTGTAAAAGATCTTATGAGTAGTGATAATTCATTTATATAACAAATGTAATATAGACGATCACCAACTGTGCTTGTAGAATGAGAAGAGATCAAAGATATTAACATTAAGTCGTCGAATGAAACTGAAGAATAAATATTATAGTGATGCCGTGTCAgtagaagaattaaaaaagggCTGTCACAATTTTAATGCAGTATTTACAATGGTAGTAGTCTTTGTAGTTCCAGTAATTGCAAAGTTGCTCCAGTTTTACCAGCTGCAAAGTCTACTATAAGCTGCTATGAGTTCCAAGCAAACGGACACGAAATAACTATActtcaaataaatgtacaaatatttcttccatTTCAGTATTTTAACCCAAATCTTACTAAGAACCTTTTTGGGAAAAAGTTATAACTATTGTTTTTTAGCTATTATAAATGCGCCTTCTGCAAATGAACATCGAAATCAAAATGCTATTTTTTGTAAGCGTTTTTTGTAGGACGCACACTTAATGTGTGAATGGTAATTGGTAGTACacgtttgattttatttctttcaagtcAATAGTAGGACTTCTGCTCCAGTTCCCAAAGTCTTGGCTGACATGGAGCCTTCATTCCAGTGGTTTGACACCGGAACAGATTTGTGGTGTCTCCAGATCCGTCTGTCAGTCATACTGTCCATCGCGGCACctcgcatgcacacaaacacacacaaattctctctcacgcccgcacgcgcgcacacaaacacacacgcacgcacgcagattCTGTGCATCTTTCTTCATGCACATCATATGCTTCATACACATGCAATGGTAACCTATGACTTAGgatattaaaataattcagtGTTCAcaccaatgtgtgtgtgtagatataaatatattttttcgaACATATTAATACTAACATTCTATCAAAAATCATTTCCATATATATAGTTTCAAGAAATAGGAAATAGAAAGCACTCCACACCAGACGTTGTCCTGCTGTCCATATATGATGTGCAGTGATTATGCGCCCCTACACTGAACATGAGGTTGCGAACTTGTTTACTCTAGCGGAATGCAATCGAGACAGAGGTCAAAGGGAAGTGACGTTTGATAAAGACATCCGACTGTGAGGAATCTGCATTGAATGGACTGTTGACTGTACACCTCCTACGCGGTGTGAATAGACCTGAAGCAGCCGTTCAAAGAGGAAGACCTCCGCCCGGGG is part of the Pomacea canaliculata isolate SZHN2017 linkage group LG13, ASM307304v1, whole genome shotgun sequence genome and harbors:
- the LOC112554060 gene encoding uncharacterized protein LOC112554060, yielding MRAAVRCQSNCKNHGSDQTRWTRTTQSIPEVISSTSLHTQEPVAMRPQLRTSSEQRRRSSACLLLEPGCSPLDPLKRRGSSIANGGTSGHFLAVPDLRNRRSSLSTSTSSLLSIVEGSKKRGSFTSSSATGSLLCVPQETELRRRSLPGSLEVNSVSTSPAVWSRRRSSVSPRVSVSDVNTVGARKMKAFGFGMILFLIFVLSVSFLRLIVH